One window of Clostridium fungisolvens genomic DNA carries:
- a CDS encoding PTS sugar transporter subunit IIA produces the protein MFGFLKKEIKILAPVAGTTIDLSRVPDEVFAKKMAGDGVAIDSTGSIFVAPADGELSLVFKTNHAFAMTIAGEVELLVHIGIDTVSLNGEGFERLIEPGVKIKAGTPIIKVNREFVESKGFSLITPVLITNPDVIKEMNPVIGSAVKEGLDTIITYK, from the coding sequence ATGTTTGGATTCCTAAAAAAAGAAATAAAGATTCTCGCACCAGTTGCAGGAACTACAATAGATTTATCTAGAGTTCCAGATGAAGTATTTGCAAAAAAAATGGCTGGAGATGGAGTAGCAATTGATAGCACCGGATCTATATTTGTAGCTCCAGCTGATGGTGAATTATCATTAGTATTTAAAACAAATCATGCTTTTGCCATGACAATCGCAGGAGAAGTAGAACTTCTAGTTCACATAGGAATAGATACAGTTTCTCTAAATGGTGAAGGTTTTGAAAGATTAATAGAACCTGGGGTAAAAATAAAAGCAGGTACTCCTATCATAAAAGTTAATAGAGAATTTGTAGAAAGTAAAGGTTTCTCATTAATAACACCAGTTCTAATAACAAATCCTGATGTTATAAAAGAAATGAATCCAGTTATAGGTTCAGCTGTAAAAGAAGGATTAGACACTATAATAACTTATAAATAG